From the Montipora capricornis isolate CH-2021 chromosome 2, ASM3666992v2, whole genome shotgun sequence genome, one window contains:
- the LOC138038379 gene encoding calumenin-A-like isoform X1, translating into MLLFLFLLVSCIFRCREVIADDYDNLKSDPKAGSMDQGNEDNDKNRLRSVFLLLDSDGNGQISVQELASRTERSMKTFYRQEANTRLMELDKNVDGKVTWEEYTKGANNRGAFTEQQKKRDNKRYTTADLNKDGALSSDELVSMFHPEESAHMSPVIVEEFMAFADIDKDGYLSFDEYKETTLNSGRTNVRAAEKSFKRLDSDQDGKLNEEEMKLWLSAINTSSQAKNQAERQVKMADDNKDGVLSQEEMLNHMQLFTAGHQGYQSQAKIKEEL; encoded by the exons ATGCTGctgtttctctttcttcttgtctCTTGTATTTTTCGATGCCGCGAAGTAATTGCCGATGATTACGACAATCTGAAGTCTGATCCTAAAGCAGGATCAATGGACCAGGGTAACGAAGACAACGACAAGAACAGACTGAG ATCAGTGTTTCTTCTGCTAGACAGTGACGGCAATGGTCAAATATCTGTCCAAGAACTTGCCTCGCGGACTGAAAGAAGCATGAAAACTTTTTACCGTCAAGAAGCCAATACGCGGTTGATGGAATTGGACAAGAATGTGGACGGCAAGGTGACATGGGAAGAGTACACAAAAGGAGCAAATAACAGAGGAG CCTTTACGGAGCAACAGAAAAAGCGTGATAACAAAAGATATACCACAGCAGACTTGAACAAAGATGGCGCGCTATCAAGTGACGAACTTGTTTCCATGTTTCATCCTGAGGAAAGTGCGCATATGTCTCCGGTGATAGTTGAA GAATTTATGGCGTTTGCAGATATCGACAAAGACGGCTATCTTTCATTTGATGAATACAAAG AGACGACTTTGAATTCTGGTAGAACGAACGTTCGCGCTGCTGAGAAGTCATTCAAAAGGTTGGATAGCGATCAAGACGGCAAACTTAACGAG GAAGAGATGAAGTTGTGGTTGTCGGCGATTAACACTTCTTCTCAGGCAAAGAATCAAGCAGAACGACAAGTAAAAATGGCAGATGACAATAAG GATGGCGTTTTGAGTCAAGAGGAAATGCTGAATCACATGCAACTATTCACTGCGGGACATCAAGGCTATCAGTCACAGGCAAAGATTAAGGAAGAACTGTAA
- the LOC138038379 gene encoding calumenin-A-like isoform X2: MKTFYRQEANTRLMELDKNVDGKVTWEEYTKGANNRGAFTEQQKKRDNKRYTTADLNKDGALSSDELVSMFHPEESAHMSPVIVEEFMAFADIDKDGYLSFDEYKETTLNSGRTNVRAAEKSFKRLDSDQDGKLNEEEMKLWLSAINTSSQAKNQAERQVKMADDNKDGVLSQEEMLNHMQLFTAGHQGYQSQAKIKEEL, translated from the exons ATGAAAACTTTTTACCGTCAAGAAGCCAATACGCGGTTGATGGAATTGGACAAGAATGTGGACGGCAAGGTGACATGGGAAGAGTACACAAAAGGAGCAAATAACAGAGGAG CCTTTACGGAGCAACAGAAAAAGCGTGATAACAAAAGATATACCACAGCAGACTTGAACAAAGATGGCGCGCTATCAAGTGACGAACTTGTTTCCATGTTTCATCCTGAGGAAAGTGCGCATATGTCTCCGGTGATAGTTGAA GAATTTATGGCGTTTGCAGATATCGACAAAGACGGCTATCTTTCATTTGATGAATACAAAG AGACGACTTTGAATTCTGGTAGAACGAACGTTCGCGCTGCTGAGAAGTCATTCAAAAGGTTGGATAGCGATCAAGACGGCAAACTTAACGAG GAAGAGATGAAGTTGTGGTTGTCGGCGATTAACACTTCTTCTCAGGCAAAGAATCAAGCAGAACGACAAGTAAAAATGGCAGATGACAATAAG GATGGCGTTTTGAGTCAAGAGGAAATGCTGAATCACATGCAACTATTCACTGCGGGACATCAAGGCTATCAGTCACAGGCAAAGATTAAGGAAGAACTGTAA